A window of the Gossypium hirsutum isolate 1008001.06 chromosome A03, Gossypium_hirsutum_v2.1, whole genome shotgun sequence genome harbors these coding sequences:
- the LOC107887444 gene encoding metacaspase-3, whose translation MARRERCNGCKLYLMVPPEAQSIRCAVCHTITNTNNAAIARWGHVHDSLIGPRRTSPHGSGTHAFPYVYGPHQRPPQPRPPLSPVSVHGRKRALLCGLNYYGKPYGLKGSINDVKCMRYLLVEKLGFPIDSILMLTEDEKDPYKIPTKQNIRKGLKWLVYGCQPGDSLVFHFSGHGDRQIDYDNDEVDGFDEALCPLDHDTEGKIIDDEINATIVRPLPRGAMLHAIIDCCHSGTILDLPFVCRMNKEGFYIWEDQRKPSFYKGTSGGLAYCFSACDDNQVSADTTAFTKTSTRTGAMTFSFIQAVENEPGLTYGRLLNAMRNAIRDAKAGLRLSGPIATLVNKVFFGSTSQEPQLSSSYTFDIYSKRFVL comes from the exons ATGGCGAGAAGAGAACGATGCAATGGATGTAAGCTGTATCTGATGGTTCCACCAGAAGCACAATCCATTCGTTGTGCTGTGTGCCATACCATTACCAATACCAACAACGCAGCCATTGCTCGATGGGGTCATGTCCATGACTCGTTGATAGGACCAAGGCGGACCAG CCCTCATGGATCAGGGACGCATGCATTTCCCTACGTATATGGTCCTCATCAACGACCTCCGCAACCACGGCCTCCATTATCGCCTGTTTCGGTGCATGGGAGGAAAAGAGCATTGCTTTGCGGATTGAATTACTATGGCAAACCTTATGGACTTAAAGGAAGCATCAATGATGTCAAGTGTATGAGGTATCTTCTTGTTGAGAAACTGGGGTTTCCTATTGACTCCATTCTCATGCTTACAG AAGATGAGAAAGACCCTTACAAGATCCCAACAAAACAGAACATCAGGAAAGGCCTGAAATGGCTGGTCTATGGCTGCCAGCCAGGGGACTCGTTAGTGTTTCACTTCTCTGGCCATGGTGATCGGCAAATTGACTATGACAACGACGAGGTCGATGGATTTGACGAAGCCCTATGTCCTCTAGATCACGACACCGAAGGGAAAATCATCGATGATGAAATCAATGCCACCATTGTTAGGCCACTGCCTCGAGGagccatgttgcatgccatcatCGATTGCTGCCACAGCGGAACCATTCTCGATCTGCCTTTCGTTTGCAGGATGAATAA GGAAGGGTTCTATATATGGGAAGATCAAAGAAAACCTTCCTTTTACAAGGGTACAAGTGGAGGATTAGCCTACTGTTTTAGTGCTTGTGATGATAATCAAGTTTCTGCAGATACCACT GCTTTCACCAAAACCAGTACCAGGACCGGTGCCATGACGTTTAGCTTCATCCAAGCTGTGGAAAACGAACCTGGATTGACTTACGGCCGCTTGCTTAATGCGATGCGCAATGCGATTCGCGATGCTAAAGCCGGTTTACGCCTATCTGGTCCTATTGCAACTCTGGTTAACAAAGTTTTCTTTGGATCAACATCACAGGAGCCACAGCTATCTTCATCATATACATTTGACATTTACTCAAAGCGGTTTGTGCTCTAG
- the LOC107887443 gene encoding uncharacterized protein, which yields MEVEMDMMENLPSTISPLLLRSMASSVFTYADKLFINLAEKFKPFEIIRYVLITSFLFFLRLLSFLFLSDLPPKSQSHVYTFNPPKSNDRYLIGSGVSDSGIARALSQVLSIVNDIPVSSRKYGIVRSLAEGLIEENRREDAEGLREVNRAVLSSAFSRTLSYLEAAMVELGQDRIGHDGAGPAPVQYWVKRALRVVRSVGDGVWAREGSGAVREDVNRSGNSAEKLAAELLWLAQKLVDCGFGEEAVERWASASNLASLSLLAEPRLQGSLVKVSTFLFKQARDMEMALDETEEFYEESRRQTKMKMLTSWLPLLCRASNGTDMPVLSINEKAELEKVLEETIELLDHEEQEQVLSLWLHHFAYCSSSDWPNLHALYCRWCTNSRKLLLLH from the exons ATGGAGGTGGAGATGGACATGATGGAGAACTTGCCATCTACCATATCCCCATTACTCCTCCGGTCGATGGCTTCTTCTGTTTTTACTTATGCTGACAAATTGTTCATCAACTTAGCTGAGAAATTCAAGCCCTTTGAAATCATTCGTTATGTTCTCATCActtcctttctcttctttcttcgtttactttcttttcttttcctttccgaTTTACCCCCTAAATCCCAGTCGCATGTTTATACGTTTAATCCTCCCAAAAGCAACGACCGCTATTTGATTGGTTCTGGGGTCAGCGATTCCGGGATAGCTCGGGCCCTTTCGCAGGTACTATCGATTGTTAATGACATTCCTGTTAGTTCGAGGAAGTACGGGATCGTTCGGTCTTTAGCTGAAGGACTTATAGAAGAGAACCGTAGGGAAGATGCTGAGGGTTTACGTGAAGTGAACCGGGCGGTTTTGTCTTCGGCTTTTTCGAGGACTCTTTCTTATCTTGAGGCTGCTATGGTTGAGTTGGGGCAAGATAGGATCGGTCATGATGGTGCTGGACCTGCTCCGGTTCAGTATTGGGTGAAAAGGGCTTTACGGGTGGTTCGGTCTGTTGGGGATGGGGTTTGGGCTAGGGAAGGGAGTGGAGCTGTGAGGGAGGATGTGAACCGGTCAGGAAATTCGGCTGAGAAGCTGGCTGCTGAGCTTCTTTGGTTGGCGCAGAAGTTGGTTGATTGTGGGTTTGGGGAAGAGGCTGTTGAGAGGTGGGCATCGGCTTCAAATCTGGCTTCGCTTTCTCTTTTGGCTGAGCCACGCCTTCAAGGTTCCCTGGTTAAGGTTTCGA CATTCTTGTTCAAACAAGCAAGGGATATGGAGATGGCACTGGATGAGACTGAAGAATTCTATGAAGAGAGCCGCAGGCAAACAAAGATGAAGATGCTAACGTCATGGTTGCCATTGCTTTGCAGGGCTAGCAATGGCACCGACATGCCAGTGCTCAGCATAAACGAAAAAGCTGAGCTAGAGAAGGTCTTGGAAGAGACCATAGAACTACTAGACCACGAGGAGCAAGAGCAAGTACTCAGCCTGTGGCTCCACCACTTCGCATATTGCTCATCCTCCGACTGGCCCAACCTTCATGCCTTGTATTGTCGCTGGTGTACCAATTCTCGGAAACTCTTGTTACTCCATTGA
- the LOC107887442 gene encoding outer envelope protein 64, mitochondrial gives MSKTLNLIKANASNPKVWLVAGITVAGIIVVAETRRRRKKAMIIKREDFGAFMERFELIPFPQPPPPAAKLPLSGFTFAIKDIFDVKGHATGFGNPDWQRTHEVADKTAVVVTALLKNGAKCVGKTVMDELAFGITGENKHYGTPTNPNMPSNVPGGSSSGSAVAVAAELVDFALGTDTIGCVRVPASFCGVLGFRPSHGAVSTIGVLPNSQSLDAIGWFACDPSILHRVGNVLLQLKAVEPRRGRHLVFADDLFELSKVPKQKTVHVISKAVEKLSGYQLPKHVNFCLFIASNVPSLKGFCQHSTNLQNGISALQALSSAMVSLQRYEFKTNHEEWLKDVKPRLGPEVSRCVLAAINNTYENIKSLYKVRTEMRAAMQSLLKDDGILVIPTIADPPLKLKKGSSTEFHDRACALLSVASMSGCCQVSVPLGEHDGCPISVSFVTYHGADKFLLDTVLDMYASLQEQVSIASNSAPLPDLNGNMDASELLKEKGNAAFKGKQWNKAVNYYTEAIKLNGTNATYYNNRAAAYLELGCFQQAEEDCNKAISFDKKNVKAYLRRGTARDSLLCYKEALEDFKHALVLEPQNKVANLAEKRLRKLVS, from the exons ATGTCAAAAACGCTGAATCTAATAAAAGCCAACGCTTCCAACCCCAAGGTATGGCTCGTGGCGGGAATAACGGTGGCCGGAATTATAGTGGTGGCGGAGACCCGTAGAAGGAGGAAAAAAGCGATGATCATCAAAAGAGAAGATTTTGGCGCTTTCATGGAACGCTTCGAATTGATTCCTTTTCCTCAGCCTCCACCACCCGCCGCCAAACTTCCACTATCGGGCTTTACGTTCGCTATCAAGGACAT ATTTGATGTGAAGGGTCACGCGACGGGGTTTGGGAATCCCGATTGGCAAAGAACACACGAGGTTGCTGACAAGACGGCGGTTGTGGTAACTGCTTTgttgaaaaacggggctaaatGTGTTGGCAAGACAGTTATGGATGAACTGGCTTTCGG AATAACTGGGGAAAATAAGCATTATGGAACACCTACAAATCCAAACATGCCGTCAAATGTTCCAGGAGGTTCTTCAAGTGGTTCTGCTGTTGCAGTTGCTGCTGAACTTGTGGACTTTGCTCTAG GTACTGATACAATTGGTTGTGTCAGAGTTCCTGCATCATTTTGTGGTGTTCTTGGGTTCCGTCCATCTCATGGAGCTGTATCTACGATTGGAGTTCTTCCAAATTCACAAAGTTTGGATGCCATTG GATGGTTTGCTTGTGATCCATCTATTCTACATCGTGTTGGGAATGTTTTATTGCAACTAAAAGCAGTGGAACCCAGAAGGGGAAGGCACCTTGTCTTTGCTGATGACTTATTCGAGCTTTCAAAGGTTCCCAAGCAAAAGACAGTGCATGTTATTAGCAAAGCAGTTGAAAAGCTTTCTGGCT ATCAGCTGCCAAAGCATGTCAACTTTTGTCTGTTCATTGCTTCAAATGTACCCAGTCTAAAGGGTTTTTGTCAACATTCCACAAACCTGCAAAATGGAATTTCTGCTTTGCAAGCCCTTTCATCTGCAATGGTGTCATTACAAAG atatgaatttaaaacaaaccaTGAAGAATGGCTTAAAGATGTTAAACCAAGACTAGGACCTGAAGTTTCTCGTTGTGTTCTTGCTGCAATCAACAATACATATGAGAATATAAAAAGTTTGTACAAAGTCAGGACTGAGATGCGGGCTGCAATGCAGAGTCTTCTAAAG GATGATGGGATATTAGTTATTCCCACGATTGCAGATCCTCCACTAAAGCTTAAGAAAGGGAGTTCCACCGAGTTTCATGATAGAGCATGTGCTTTATTGAGTGTTGCTAGCATGTCTGGGTGCTGTCAG GTTTCTGTTCCATTAGGAGAGCATGATGGTTGTCCTATTTCTGTTTCATTTGTCACATACCATGGAGCGGACAAATTTCTTCTTGATACAGTTTTGGACATGTATGCTTCTCTGCAAGAACAAGTCAGCATAGCATCCAATTCAGCACCATTGCCTGATCTCAATGGTAATATGGATGCTTCTGAACTGTTGAAGGAAAAG GGAAATGCTGCTTTTAAGGGAAAGCAATGGAACAAGGCAGTTAATTATTACACTGAAGCTATTAAGTTAAATGGGACAAATGCGACATACTATAACAACCGGGCAGCAGCTTACTTGGAACTAGGATG CTTTCAGCAAGCTGAAGAGGACTGCAATAAGGCAATATCATTTGAcaaaaag AATGTGAAGGCATATCTGAGACGTGGGACAGCCAGAGACTCACTACTCTGTTATAAAGAGGCCCTTGAAG ATTTCAAACACGCATTGGTTCTAGAGCCTCAAAATAAAGTAGCCAACCTCGCAGAGAAAAGACTACGAAAACTGGTTAGTTGA
- the LOC107887441 gene encoding probable protein phosphatase 2C 9 isoform X1: MDNLCCFNSVYSQGGRSSCSSGKGRSHQGLVKYGFTLVKGKANHPMEDYHVAKFAQHRGHELGLFAIYDGHLGDSVPAYLQKHLFSNILKDEEFWTNPRGSISKAYEQTDQAILTHTPDLGRGGSTAVTAILIDGQKLWVANIGDSRAVLSKKGQAIQMSIDHEPNTERGSIENRGGFVSNMPGDVARVNGQLAVSRAFGDKNLKSHLRSDPDMKTVDIDSDTELLILASDGLWKVMSNQEAVDIAKKTKDPLRAAKRLITESLNRDSKDDISCIVVRFKG; this comes from the exons ATGGATAATCTATGTTGCTTCAACTCAGTCTATTCTCAG ggaggACGTTCTTCGTGTAGCTCTGGAAAGGGTAGAAGCCATCAGGGGCTTGTCAAGTATGGCTTCACATTGGTGAAAGGAAAAGCAAATCATCCCATGGAGGATTATCATGTTGCAAAGTTTGCTCAGCATCGGGGACATGAGCTCGGACTTTTTGCCATATATGATGGCCATTTGGGAGATAGCGTACCAGCCTATCTTCAAAAGCATTTGTTTTCCAATATCTTGAAGGAT GAGGAGTTTTGGACCAATCCCAGGGGGTCCATCTCTAAAGCTTATGAGCAGACGGACCAAGCGATTCTCACACACACTCCCGACTTGGGTCGAGGGGGATCCACTGCTGTCACTGCAATTTTGATAGATGGGCAGAAATTATGGGTTGCCAATATTGGAGATTCACGTGCTGTTCTCTCAAAGAAAGGGCAGGCGATACAAATGAGTATCGATCATGAGCCGAACACAGAGCGTGGCAGCATCGAGAACAGAGGTGGCTTTGTCTCAAACATGCCAG GGGATGTGGCAAGAGTGAATGGCCAACTTGCTGTTTCTCGCGCATTTGGAGATAAGAATCTTAAGTCACACCTCCGATCCGATCCCGACATGAAAACTGTCGATATTGACTCGGATACCGAACTTCTCATCCTTGCAAGTGATGGACTATGGAAG GTCATGTCCAATCAAGAAGCCGTTGATATTGCCAAAAAGACCAAGGACCCGCTTCGAGCAGCTAAAAGGCTAATAACCGAGTCACTGAACCGAGACAGTAAGGATGATATCTCCTGTATTGTAGTTCGTTTCAAGGGTTAA
- the LOC107887441 gene encoding probable protein phosphatase 2C 10 isoform X2, with product MEDYHVAKFAQHRGHELGLFAIYDGHLGDSVPAYLQKHLFSNILKDEEFWTNPRGSISKAYEQTDQAILTHTPDLGRGGSTAVTAILIDGQKLWVANIGDSRAVLSKKGQAIQMSIDHEPNTERGSIENRGGFVSNMPGDVARVNGQLAVSRAFGDKNLKSHLRSDPDMKTVDIDSDTELLILASDGLWKVMSNQEAVDIAKKTKDPLRAAKRLITESLNRDSKDDISCIVVRFKG from the exons ATGGAGGATTATCATGTTGCAAAGTTTGCTCAGCATCGGGGACATGAGCTCGGACTTTTTGCCATATATGATGGCCATTTGGGAGATAGCGTACCAGCCTATCTTCAAAAGCATTTGTTTTCCAATATCTTGAAGGAT GAGGAGTTTTGGACCAATCCCAGGGGGTCCATCTCTAAAGCTTATGAGCAGACGGACCAAGCGATTCTCACACACACTCCCGACTTGGGTCGAGGGGGATCCACTGCTGTCACTGCAATTTTGATAGATGGGCAGAAATTATGGGTTGCCAATATTGGAGATTCACGTGCTGTTCTCTCAAAGAAAGGGCAGGCGATACAAATGAGTATCGATCATGAGCCGAACACAGAGCGTGGCAGCATCGAGAACAGAGGTGGCTTTGTCTCAAACATGCCAG GGGATGTGGCAAGAGTGAATGGCCAACTTGCTGTTTCTCGCGCATTTGGAGATAAGAATCTTAAGTCACACCTCCGATCCGATCCCGACATGAAAACTGTCGATATTGACTCGGATACCGAACTTCTCATCCTTGCAAGTGATGGACTATGGAAG GTCATGTCCAATCAAGAAGCCGTTGATATTGCCAAAAAGACCAAGGACCCGCTTCGAGCAGCTAAAAGGCTAATAACCGAGTCACTGAACCGAGACAGTAAGGATGATATCTCCTGTATTGTAGTTCGTTTCAAGGGTTAA